A genomic stretch from Mya arenaria isolate MELC-2E11 chromosome 10, ASM2691426v1 includes:
- the LOC128205753 gene encoding tyrosine-protein phosphatase non-receptor type 20-like — protein MRQNRPNMVQTLNQYKYLHQALVHSLTLDCSLIKIDYFHDFMHMMSSKQEIQKQFEKMQLHQEQKSDKELQATEKNRLLIKKNRKHADIPGDANRPRLYLFLNLGESDYINAIYINSFKTKNRFLVAQTPLPDTVSDFIALVIQENCSCIVSMETQGNGLYVPGDNQSLMKGVISIFSTRYQSTRLFVKRMLHFKHDGKTKSEVRIPHYEYLDWDRNHNTPKSAEHFVSFIKEVADASKSSHLNGPILVHCMNGAGKSGLACVVSTLLETLSEDNEVSVVNAVRKVRARRPLSIPNKEQFYFCYECVLQSLNATDTAVYYNTSADIKRI, from the exons ATGAGACAGAACAGACCCAACATGGTTCAGACTTTG AATCAATACAAGTATCTACACCAAGCTTTGGTCCATTCATTGACCCTTGATTGttcattgataaaaatagaCTACTTCCATGACTTTATGCATATGATGTCCAGCAAACAGGAGATACAGAAGCAGTTTGAG AAAATGCAGTTACACCAGGAGCAAAAGTCTGACAAGGAACTACAGGCTACGGAAAAGAATCGGCTTCTGataaaaaagaacagaaaacacGCAGATATACCAG GTGATGCCAACAGACCAcgtctttatttgtttttgaacttAGGCGAATCTGATTATATCAATGCGATATACATCAAC agtttcaaaacaaaaaaccgCTTCTTGGTTGCACAAACACCGCTGCCTGATACAGTCTCCGATTTCATCGCACTTGTTATTCAAGAAAACTGCTCCTGTATTGTCAGTATGGAGACACAG GGGAATGGCTTGTACGTTCCTGGTGACAATCAATCATTGATGAAAGGTGTGATTTCCATATTTTCAACAAGATATCAAAGTACGAGACTCTTTGTAAAAAGAATGCTGCATTTTAAGCACGACGGAAAG ACCAAGTCGGAGGTGAGAATACCACATTATGAATATTTGGATTGGGATAGAAATCACAATACTCCGAAGTCAGCAGaacattttgtttctttcatcAAAGAGGTTGCAGACGCGTCCAAATCATCTCACTTGAACGGACCGATATTGGTGCATTGTAT GAACGGAGCTGGAAAGAGCGGACTTGCATGTGTTGTCTCGACATTACTTGAAACACTGAGTGAAGATAATGAAGTCAGTGTGGTCAATGCGGTGAGGAAAGTCAGAGCAAGACGACCACTTTCCATTCCAAATAAG GAACAATTT